The window GAAACTCTTTTCAAAACTTGCGCCTACACTAAACACCAAAGTCGCCTGCTATTGGCTGAAAGTTTAGGGACTGAATCTTGCGCGGTGGTGCTCTATCTTCAAAACACGGGTGTAGAAGGTCCTGTAGCAATTTACTAACTAACAATATCGACTTACagataaaaaaactatatatactaattatcattataattaacagtctcattaaaaaaaatagcaacTGATATGTCAAGTATATAAGATCTAAACTAAAAACATCTGGCACAACAGTGGTTGAACAGTTCTCAGTATCAGCCAATCGCTGAGCCCGCCGCCATTCTCTGAAATCGATGATGTCATAGTCAGCCAATGAGAACGCTAGAAAATGATGTCATGATTCTATTTTTAGACTATGACAGAATCGTATAAgatctgctctctccctccagaTGACTCATATGGCCTGCAGACAGCATAGGCTGAACGTGTGTCGTGCTTACATGTGATGAGTATAAGACTGTGCCTCATAGTGTGAGTCCGTCCGCTAGTGACTCATCGTGAACCCACCACGTGCCAAGAAGTTTGTTTTGTGTTAAGAGACTAGTTATGGAGGCAACCATGTACGAGGACGGGTCGTACAACAACTACTCTAAGGAAAGTGTTAACCAGATGAAACGCAAATTGACGCTGGATTTCACCAGACCGTCCAAGAAACAGCGACCAGGAGGTAATTTCAACCCACTTCTAACTTCCCCGGACCTCAACCAGCTGAAGTTAGCCTCTCCCGAGTTGGAGAGACTGATTATGCAGCAGGGGACCGCCATCCTCAACAGCAACACGGTGACGACGCCCTCCCAATTCTTCTTCCCGAGCAAAACCGCCACCGTCGAGGAGGAGGAATTCGCCAAAGGATTTGAGGATACTTTGGAACAGCTGCACCACCAGGATGCCATCTCCACCAGCGGTAGCGGCACGGTCGTCGTGACAAGCGTGGCCCCTTCAGTGTCTTCGGCGCCCCTTCAGTATACCCAGCTGGATGTGCCtatccaccaacaccaccacgcccaccacccccaccagcaGGTTCCTGTGACGTCGGGCGCGGCCGTATCGCTATCGGTGAGCGAGTCCCAGCACCATGTGGCGGCGCATCTGGGCCTGTTGCCACCTGCGCACATCAAGGAGGAGCCGCAGACGGTGCCCAGCGTGAGTGGCTCGCCTCCGCTATCGCCCATCGATATGGAGTGCCAGGAACGGATCAAGCTGGAGCGCAAGCGGCTGCGGAATCGGATCGCGGCGTCCAAGTGCCGCCGTCGGAAGCTGGAGCGCATCAGCCgtctggaggagaaggtgaaatcGCTCAAGGGCGAGAACATGGAGCTACAGGCGGTGGTCAACAAGCTCCGCGACCAGGTGTGCTCGCTGAAGCAGGAGGTGATGGAGCACGTCAACTCAGGGTGCCAGATCCCCTTCGTAACGCATCAGTGACGTGACGACGAAGCACCGTAACGTGCCAGATCACCCacgaccgcccgcccgcccgcccgcccacagcCAGCCAgaccgcccgcccgcacgcccgcaatGGACCCATCCTGGCTGGCCCGCGTGTTTGTGTGGCCCTGTGCGAGGCTAGCGCCGTACCCTCCCTACAGCAACCTGTAGGAGGCCCGACGGCCACAGTTGTACACGGAGTTGTCTGTAGATGCCCGAGACCTGGTTTCTGTGAGAGGCAGCCAGGGGGGGCGAATCCCGGTGAAGGCGGGAAATATGTTGTACCGGGGCTGGGGGTGCAGAACCACTATACCGGGGTCGTTCTAGTCAAGTGAGCGCGTGGACTCGGCCGCCATAGTGCGCTCGCCGCCCACCCGCGCCCACCGCACGCCCGCGACGCGAGGCGACGCCCGCGCCTAATGTGATAGTGCCGCGTGTATGCAAAAAATGTGCTAAAATACTTCCATTTTATTCTTACTACTGCAGTGCTTTACCAGACACGATTTTTTTCTATGGAACACCCAGTCATGGCTCAGCCGTCACTTTGTTGGTTCACAGATCTATTgctgtttctatttctttatgcAGTTTGATGTACAAGGTCAGTCAGTGATACCCCTTCTAAGTCATGTCAAGAATTTCGTACCTTGTGTTGTAACTAAGTATTACCGTGATATGAAAGTGAAATGTACGAatgaatttttatataaattatgtatattttatatgcaaatgaaactatttcttgatttatgcaAAATGTGCAAAGCAAAACTTTTGTATGAAGCTTTtcttatttataaaaagaaaaatcttataAAAATTGCATTTTACTGGTCCTTTCTCTCCTCTGAGTACAACTTCAGATAAAGTTTAAACAAAAGCCTCCCTGTCAAATGTTAGTTCAAGAGACATCACAAGCCTCAAGGTCAGCTTCAGACCTAAACAAGACAAAAGCAAAGGAACATGAGTTTTGGGCCCGAGTCCAGGCAGTCTGGCTCACTTGCTGAAAATCATTTGCAAATGCACTATTGATCAGTTTTCAGAGCAGCTGCTGTGCTCCAGTACATGAGAACTGTCACGTGTGCCAGCTCCCGCCCGTTACAGCCTAAAGCGGCAGAGCACAGGGAGTGGCACCTCCGAAAATGGAGTTCGGAGTACAGTCTCGTTTTGAATCTGTTCACATTATGTTACAATCAGAATGATTTCTATGTgattaggagaaaaaaatgacaaggaTTTGCTCAATATTCCTATGTTCTTTCCAAGGAGAATTTCTATGTGCAATCCATGAAATGATATTCACATGTACATTTTACTTGACAGAAGAGCAACAGGTTTGCATGACTCAGTATCACTGATATTACCCGAGGTAGACAAAAATATGTATTATAGTTTGATTAAGACCAATAgccaatagtagtaatgatatgaatTCACACTGCTAATacaataacaatttcaatattaaagaatatacagatatactaacTATAGGCTTACCATTATTTGATTATTACAGTCAAATCACAatattttctaatgatttaacATATATTAACGACTTTGTTCTAACATgtaaatgattacaataatgaaatataataaataacaataaaagttgtTGAATAACGATGTTGATTGCCAAAACTTGAAACTACacatactaatggtgataattacaGTACTAACAAGAGTTATCATAAGGATATCAGTAACATCAGAGAATACTATTAAGTAAaagggtaatgataaggatagcaccgaaattaataattgttattttatgataGCAGTAGAGTCAATGATAAATCATTATTTTTGGCAAGATGAcagtaatgacattgataatatatatactgatgacAATGGAAAATAACATGGccgagatgatgataatgatgatatgtttgtaatcaatataattttcatcataaaaTCAATTATCAGGGATGATGATGGGATATAAATGAAGCTGTTAGTGGTTGCTTATGATAatcaaaaatatcaatgatactgatactaacactaataaaaaaaaaaaaatcattgataatgatactaacactaataaagaTGGCTTATGACAGTTACAATAAACAACAATGCCAAAACGTATTATATTCAGAGAAAATCAATTTTATTAATGTGACAAATACAACAGTACTAACAGCTGTAGTTATAAATACCACAACTGATATAAATACTGTTATTACCCCAGTCATGGTGTTACTACTATTAcagcaacaactactacaactgctactgttactcctatttctactactactatcgctactgctgctattattactactatttctacttcaACAACTGttgtgatcatcactatcactattactattactattactactgtcaccaacaccaccactgctattactgctattaccgtCACCAGCACCACTAgtactactatcaccaccactgtttttactactactattacttctatccatcaccacttctactactactactactactactactactactactactactactactactactactaccaccaccgccactactactactactactactactactactactactactactactatcaccaccacaatTACTACTGCAAcatttactacaactattattaatcAATAGTAATTAGTAGTATGAATACAGCATCAATGTTGACTGCCATGACAAGGACATCTAATCATGAACTACTGAACACGATGGAGCACGCaaacaaaaattagaaaaaaaaacaaaaaaaacaaaacaaaaaagacgcGATGACCAAGCAACAACAAAGTCAAGAGAGAAACGAAATTTTCCTTAAACGATCTTCTTTGTCTCTAGAGACAAAATTCGTTTGAGGGAAATTCTAAACGCTGAGGAGAACCAAACCTTTCAATGATTTCAGCTATATTCCTGAATGATCTACAGTGGATATGTCTTAAGGTcttggcatatacatatacatacatatatatgtatatttatgtatgtatgtgtataaacacatgtatacatacatatataaatgtatgtatgtatgtatataaaaatgaataaataaagaaatatatatatgtatatctgtatccatctatctatttatctatctgtctatctatttatatatatacacacacacacatatatatatatatatatatatatatatatatatatatgcatatatataaatatatatatatatatatatatatatatatatatatatatgtatacatatatacatatatatatatatatatatatatatatatatatgtatgcatacacacacacacacacacacacacacacacacacacacacacacacacacacacacacacacacacacacacacacacacacacacacacacacacacacagaggtataagtatatatatacatgaatgaatggatgtatacacatatctacatatatatgtatatatgtatgtatatatattatatatatatgtatatacatatatatttatacacacacacacacacacacacacacacacacacacacacacacacacacacacacacacacacacacacacacacacacacacacatacacgtgtgtgagtgtgtgtgtgtgcctatatatatatatatatatatatatatatatatatatatatatatatatatatatacatacacacacacacgcatatgtatatgtatatatatagacatatatgtcaatatatatatatacacacacatatatacatatatttaaatatatgtatctctctctctctctctctctctctctctctctctctctctctctctctctctctctctctctttctctctctctctctctctctctctctctctctctctctctctctctctctctctctctctctctctctctctctctctctcgctctttctctctttctctctctctctttctctctctctctctctctctctctctctctctctctctctctctctctctctctctctctctatatatatatatatatatatatatatatatatatatttacatatataagtgtttgtgtgtatgtatatatatgtatatatatatatatatatatatatatatatatatatacacacacacacacacacacacataggcctctctcagttcatatatatatatatatatatatatatatatatatatatatatatgtatgtatgtatagatgcatagatatatagatatatagatatatatatatacatatatatatatatatatatatatatatatatatatatatatatatatgtatatacacatatacacacacatacacacaatgtgtgtttatgtgtgtgtatgaatatatatatatatatatatatatatatatatatatatatatatatatatgtatgtatatatatacatatacatatacatatacatatatacatatatatatacacacacacatatatatatatatatatatatatatatatatatatatatatatatgcatatgtgtgtgtgtgtgtgatatatatataaatatatatatatatatatatatatatatatatatatatatttatatatatacacacacacacacacacatgtatttgtgtatatatgtatatatatatatatatccataatatatatatatatatatatatttatatatatacatatttatagatatgtatatatatatatatatatatatatagatagatagatatatgtgtatgtatgtatgtatgtctattacacacacacacacacacacacacacacacacacacacacacacacacacacacacacacacacacacacacacacacacacacacacacacatatataaatatatatatatatatatatatatatatatatatatatatatattatacacatacatatatacactctctctctctctctctctctctctctctatctctctatctctctctctctctctctctttctctctctctctctctctctctctctctctctctctctctctctctctctctctctctctctctctctctctatatatatatatatatatatatatatatatatatatatatatatatattatacacatacatatacacactctctctctctctctctctctctctctctctctctctctctctctctctctctctctctctctctctctctctctctctctctctctctctctctctctgtatatatatatatataatatatatatatatatatatatatatatatatatatatatatatatatttatatagatatacagatatatatgtacacacacacacacacacacacacacacacacatatatatatatatatatatatatataaacacatacacacgttgtgtgtgtgtgtgtgtgtgtgtgtgtgtgtgtgtgtgtgtgtgtgtgtgtgtgtttatgtatatataaatatatatgtagattgatagatagacagatagataaatagttttaGCGTACGTATACGTACACAATAATCTGTTTGTCATTTGCAAGAGATTTTCTGAAGGTTAAACTTCCTTGGATAGGGGAGATTTCACAATTAGATGTCACGAGTCTGTTTAcaattagaaataaaaaacaacaacaggaatgcGACTAACAGCATTCCTTTACGCATGAAATCGTAAAACAAGTTCAAAAATTGAAAGCTGTTTGGCAGACGGGAAAAGCCGTTCCCAAGTGCCATGAAATGAAGTCTTCATTTACGGCTGGGAGCGTGAAATGCAGAAAGAACATCGCCCGACCGCCCGGCCAAGGTGCGTCGCGTCGCCTTCGGGGAGTCGCCGCCGTCGCACGAGCCAGAGGGCCGAGGCTGCTACATGgacgagtatatatgtgtgcttatgacTCGGTCACAGTCTTTGTAATCAGtcagtttgtctctgtctctgtgtctgtctctgtctctgtcggtctctgcctctctctctctctctctctctctctctctctctctctctctctctctctctctctctctctctctctctctctctctctctctctctctctcttctctctctctctctctctctctctctctctctctctctctctctctctctctctctctctctctctctctctctctctctctttctctctctctctctctctctctctctctctctctctctctctctctctctctctctctctctctctctctctctctctctctctctctctctctctctctctctctctctctctctctctctctctctctctctctctctctctctctctctctctctctctctctctctctctctctctctctctctctctctctctctctctctctctctctctctctctctatatatatatatatatatatatatatatatatagacatatagacataaatacatatatatatatttatatatatatatatatatatatatatatatatatatgtgtgtgtgtgtgtgtgtgtgtatgtgatatgtgtatgtgtgtatgtgtgtgtgtgtgtgtgtttgtttgtttgttttgtgtgtgtgtgtgtgtgtgtgtgtgtgtggtgtgtgtgtgtgtgtgtgtgtgtgttgtgtgtgtgtgtgtgtgtgtgtgtgtgttgtgtgatggccctgtgtgtgtgtttgttgtatacaaatacatatgtacacagtgCACGCATTTTTCAACAATTATCAGCAGAAGATGCCTGACTCTCTGCACATCATCAATCCTTATCTCCTGGATGGCACCCAAGGCACAGGGGAGAGAGGCGAGTGCTCCTCGACCGAGCCTTCCTTCTTGCCCTTCAAGTTCGTTGCAGATCTTATCACTTGTATTCCTCATTGCAGACTGTCCACGTCAGCAGATAAATATTACTGTGAAAAtcgtgtatatgtttaaataaaggAGTTCCATTCTGAAAGTTCCCGTGCACTTTTAATTAGCCCTAAACGTATACAAGATAAAGTCTCTTCAGGGACCTCTAAAAGTAGATCATTAGGTGCACGTACACtgtcactttcacttttttttattttatttttatttttattatgtatctatgtaagaaAGACTGACTTATACTATCATCAGTGTTAAAAACTTTCATGAAGGATAATTGGGTCCTAACATTAGACATGTCTCACCAAGTTCTTTCTAAAAAACATGTTTTCAATACACTAAAGATATTTGTATTGCATTTACTACAGTATTTTTTATCTTGGGTGTAAAGCTAAAATTTCGTCTttgaaaaaactttttttttttgaaaggaaaaaaaaaaaatggatttccaATGGATCTAttaaaatcatcaacatatatccTTATTCAGACACTTCCTATACTTGTCTCCCTCATATGCATTTCTAACTTCGAGTAACATCATCAATACTGATACATTCTAATCCACAGACAGAAACATCCAGAAGCTATGTAATCTTTGCCATTATCCTGAGGAGGGTTCAATAATCTGCTCGTGACAACTGACAAAAGGTATGACGGGTCGGACGCTGATGAAGGCTTACCTAGTGTGCAGCGTTGTGACACCTGAAGGGATGTCtgagtgctccccccccccccccccccccccccccgctttgtgGGGGAAATCTTCTCGCTTTTTGTgcgacttctctctctccctttttgtactccccccccctctctttctctcttctctctcttctccctttttgtactccccttctcttctctctctctctctctctctctctctctctctctctctctctctctcttcttctctctctctctctctctctcgctcttctctctctctctctttctctctctctcttctcttttggtcctcttcgtttttctgtctgtctctctctctctatttcggctttttcttcctttgtcattctctcttttcctcttctttttcgtattATCTAGGTAACtaactatttcttttactttttcacaATACTTAagtatgcatttttgtatgtatcaataaatctctctatctctctatctctctatctaaaactatttatctattcatctatccctttatctctctctctctctctctctctctcgtctctctctctctctctcgctctctctctctctctactactctctctctctctcttctcttttggtcctctctttttctgtctctgtctctctcttcttcttttttcggcttttttcttcctttgtccattctctctttctcttcttttcgtattATCTAGGTAAActactctttcttttactttttccacAATCATACttatgcatttttgtatgtatcataaatctctctatctctatctaaatatttatctatttatctatccctttctctctctctttctctctctcttctctctcctctctcttctctctctcttctcttctcttctctctctctcatctctctatttatatatatatataatatatatatattatatatacatataccacacatcacacacacacacacacacacacacacacacactacacacacacacacacacacacacacaacacataatacacacacatacaaacacacacacacacaacacacacacacacacacaccacacacacagatataatatatatatatatatatataatatatatagatatatatatatatatatatatatatataatatatatatatatgagagagagagagagagagaagagagagagaaagagagagagagagaggggaggagtagagatgaatatatcagtctgtcttctttgtgtctatatttctgttttttcctctctctttgtgcaGACTTATACAAGTGTTTGTTATGCTTTGCATGTAACAAAATACTACATAAGTAAACAGATGGAAGAAATATTTACGTAAAATAGCGCACAATAAAAAAGATTCGCCACTGTTGAGTTGCCgctatataaaacacaaaaaccaaACTTTCACTCATCTCCATAAACGCTGTCTCCCGCTGTAAAGACTTGAGGAGGAGGCTTAATCTTAAACAATACATCCTAGCCATGTATGTAGCCTCCATCAGTTTTCAAGAAGTTTGTTGGTCAGGTGCAGACTAGAAACGGTTAATTTTTTTACGTTTGTCGTGCGTCGTACGGGGGTCATAGTCTTTACCACGAACGAAAAGGACAAAGTCTTCAAGATTTAAGAAGTAGTCACATCCTTTATCCTTCAAAGATAAGACGGAACAAGAAGACATGCCTTATTTCTCCCTCCAAGTTCCATCCCGTGCACTGAGGAGGAAATGGGTACCCGCAATGCGCATAAATCTTACCCTGTGTACCCATCATTTACGTGCCATTCGCTCAGGCTCAGGGTGTCCTTGTTGATGGATGTTGGTATGAAAAAGTCGAATATATTTCTAAGAGTAGAGGTAGAAAAAATGCGTAAGGAAATAGTGGCAGGATGTATGGTGGTTGTAAATATTAATTGATAACAGTCATTCCAAGAGTGTGGGTGcattatagttttcttttttcgttgtttCTCTTTTAAACAAGTGTGGATGAGAGGCAGTTTCAAAAGTATAGCTTTTAAGGCGAGTCAGACAATGATATGTGCACACATttttatacgagtgtgtgtgtgtgtgtgtgtgtgtgtgtgtgtgtgtgtgtgtgtgtgtgtgtgtgtgtgtgtgtgtgtgtgtgtgtgtgtgtgtgtgtgtgtgtgtgtgtacgtatacatatgtacacagtgCACGCATTTTTCAACAATTATCAGCAGAAGATGCCTGACTCTCTGCACATACAATATCCTTTATCCCTGGATGGCAGCCAAGGCGCAGGGAGAGGCGAGCTGCTCCTCGACCGAGCCTTCCTTCTTGCCTCTTGAAGTTCGATGCAGATCTTATCACTTGCATCCTCATTGCAGACTGTCCGTCAGCAGATAAATATTACTGTGAAAAtcgtgtatatgtttaaataaaggAGTTCCATTCTGAAAGTTCCCGTGCACTTTTAATTAGCCCTAAACGGTATACAAGATAAAGTCTCTTCAGGACCTCTAAAAGTAGATCATTAGGTGCACGTACACtgtcactttcacttttttttattttatttttatttttattatgtatctaCTGTTAAGAAAGACTGACTTATACTATCATCAGTGTTAAACTTTCATGTAGGATATTGGGTCCTAACATTAGAAATGTCTTCACCAAGATTCTTTCTAAAACATGTT of the Penaeus chinensis breed Huanghai No. 1 chromosome 27, ASM1920278v2, whole genome shotgun sequence genome contains:
- the LOC125039441 gene encoding transcription factor Jun-like gives rise to the protein MEATMYEDGSYNNYSKESVNQMKRKLTLDFTRPSKKQRPGGNFNPLLTSPDLNQLKLASPELERLIMQQGTAILNSNTVTTPSQFFFPSKTATVEEEEFAKGFEDTLEQLHHQDAISTSGSGTVVVTSVAPSVSSAPLQYTQLDVPIHQHHHAHHPHQQVPVTSGAAVSLSVSESQHHVAAHLGLLPPAHIKEEPQTVPSVSGSPPLSPIDMECQERIKLERKRLRNRIAASKCRRRKLERISRLEEKVKSLKGENMELQAVVNKLRDQVCSLKQEVMEHVNSGCQIPFVTHQ